The following are encoded in a window of Rhizobium sp. WYJ-E13 genomic DNA:
- a CDS encoding Pycsar system effector family protein has translation MSEFENFAELPSSSPSTEDISSEYFDHVKKINDIFYDQIKISDQKAAYIFTFMLAFLVSSAEVRAVFTFARYAQGTPQAILFSGLLAAASVFSILSAILVVLPRRLDKSTSMFWGAWPVHRDTFFDAAIRRDERYLFDQYVENADILSHIARSKYRFVTIAFRGLMVTVVAYVLLLVAA, from the coding sequence TTGAGCGAGTTTGAAAATTTTGCGGAACTGCCCTCCAGTTCTCCGTCGACCGAGGATATCAGCTCGGAGTATTTCGACCACGTCAAGAAAATCAACGACATATTCTATGACCAGATCAAGATATCGGATCAGAAGGCCGCTTATATCTTTACTTTTATGCTCGCCTTTCTTGTGAGCTCAGCCGAGGTGAGGGCGGTCTTCACCTTTGCGCGCTACGCGCAGGGCACGCCGCAGGCCATTCTCTTCTCCGGGCTCCTGGCCGCAGCCTCGGTCTTTTCGATTCTCTCTGCCATCCTGGTCGTGCTGCCGCGGCGACTCGACAAATCGACCTCGATGTTCTGGGGGGCATGGCCTGTTCATCGAGATACCTTCTTCGATGCGGCGATCCGGCGCGACGAGCGCTATCTCTTCGACCAATATGTCGAGAATGCCGATATCCTCTCGCATATCGCGCGCAGCAAATACCGCTTCGTGACGATTGCGTTTCGGGGGCTGATGGTGACGGTCGTGGCCTATGTGCTACTGCTGGTGGCGGCTTGA
- a CDS encoding FecR domain-containing protein: MSALLAFPVAAEPVQRPTPVAGSVIARKTGEEVRFVDVTNWRVVDLNQDLLDGDVLRTNATGQLAILFSDHTQIRLGRNSALQVKKMSQTGDTILNLQSGTIWARAQRGGQGLTVETPAAAAAIRGTDWTMTVEGARTSMIVLEGRVALSNPQGSVEVNEGEGAVATIGQAPHKIISVNPDDREQMLFYLDLRDGFGLMPTSPLRADRMASERRRLLALPPARRTTDDWLELAEVQSAFDGRQAAAATLQNIRGRKLTVAQQARVDLLDATIAGSEKRYGDAAKLFQKALPHLDPTRRNMAQYGGYFARSLADPTHAEPPPKNTTGPYGAIMEAYTAGFLENPPVALEIIRKAEQRYPDDPTLPAVRAQLAQLVDDRKQMKEAFERSLALDPDHPMALAARAGYRAAYESDINGALADLNRALELAPGASGTLNSLGLLQSSRDANGEAEEAFKKAIELDPQDPLLHANLAILYLDQARMKEAKREIDTAIALDPSFDIALLARGRYYLQTGERDKALEDLLAASTANPGHSQSQLMLAAAHYEKGDRLPSQQALDNANRLDDNDPVISAFRTAVDIDDYNADGAIANAQEFLRRSRARGGDFSGLGANQSAGSTLNNAFRLQGLDAWGRYYGDAVFDPFKGSGYIDQSIKGSIFPFVNATSFSDDNVILNRANASSYSSFIQGLLLSPHMLSGRSRSASLFDVPFIEGSVGGGINSVDGHTRRTGEAEIQGYSNATIPISFYGNLTWEELALDGTYSGFGGYATDNKLLGGNGYITATVTPDDRVVAYVNHAKNSGTLNALSQGTALTDFLNLLGAGLPDIVTSQYSDRLVDAEITNAGIGWSHTFSYENILNGAFLYSETKSKVDNFLSVDDAPLFGLPDPEVIPFLDTTEESSSKTYIGALSHSIGNGPLTWRYGIEGGWIDGSTTTSSRLHDLFPRLLIIPETTDGPNPVSNTVNIGRAYIDVLHDITPDLKGEYALFGTRMEGDGVDVSRLEPRFGLAWAPTQSQWLRAAFMRQSLDLGVPTLAPIGILGLQANQFSVSAEGYADTAAFQWDAEWTDRFFTSVEYQHQELHDFSIDLPLIALPADDSMSLSRGSIDRAAVTANVALGNGFGLSATYAYMDSENKDQGSLNYGGNLPYIPQNSGQVALTWVNEAKVKATVAANYIGERDGDDLGTKLDDYWSVDAHLIWEPFDKRIALEAAAYNLLDEDFEITPGVPGWGRAFKGSLKIRF, encoded by the coding sequence ATGTCAGCTTTACTTGCATTTCCGGTTGCAGCCGAACCGGTTCAGCGCCCGACTCCGGTTGCAGGCTCTGTCATTGCCCGCAAGACCGGCGAGGAAGTACGCTTCGTCGATGTCACCAACTGGCGCGTCGTCGATCTCAATCAGGACCTCCTGGATGGAGACGTGCTGCGCACCAATGCCACCGGCCAGCTCGCCATCCTCTTTTCCGATCACACGCAGATCCGCCTCGGCCGCAATTCCGCGCTGCAGGTCAAGAAGATGTCGCAAACCGGCGACACGATCCTCAACCTGCAGTCCGGCACCATCTGGGCGCGCGCCCAGCGTGGCGGCCAGGGCCTGACGGTCGAAACCCCTGCCGCCGCTGCCGCCATCCGCGGCACGGACTGGACCATGACCGTCGAAGGCGCCAGGACCTCGATGATCGTGCTCGAAGGCCGCGTGGCGCTCAGCAACCCGCAGGGCAGCGTCGAGGTGAACGAGGGCGAAGGCGCTGTCGCCACCATCGGCCAGGCGCCGCACAAGATCATCAGCGTCAACCCTGACGACCGCGAGCAGATGCTCTTCTATCTGGACCTGCGCGACGGCTTCGGCCTGATGCCGACTTCGCCGCTGCGCGCCGACCGAATGGCCTCAGAGCGCAGGCGGTTGCTGGCCCTGCCGCCTGCGCGCCGCACGACGGATGATTGGCTGGAACTTGCCGAAGTGCAAAGCGCCTTCGACGGCCGTCAGGCTGCAGCCGCAACGCTACAGAATATCCGCGGCCGCAAGCTGACGGTCGCCCAGCAGGCGCGCGTCGACCTGCTCGACGCCACCATCGCCGGCTCCGAAAAGCGCTATGGCGATGCGGCAAAGCTCTTCCAGAAGGCCCTGCCGCATCTCGACCCGACCCGCCGCAACATGGCCCAATATGGCGGCTATTTCGCCCGGTCTCTGGCCGACCCCACGCATGCCGAGCCGCCGCCGAAAAACACCACCGGCCCCTACGGTGCGATCATGGAAGCCTATACGGCAGGCTTCCTGGAAAATCCGCCTGTCGCGCTTGAGATCATCAGGAAAGCGGAACAGCGCTATCCCGATGATCCAACCCTGCCGGCGGTCCGCGCCCAGCTCGCGCAGCTCGTCGACGACCGCAAGCAGATGAAGGAAGCCTTTGAACGCTCGCTGGCGCTCGACCCCGATCATCCGATGGCGCTCGCCGCCCGCGCAGGCTACAGAGCTGCCTATGAAAGCGATATCAACGGCGCGCTGGCAGACCTGAACCGCGCATTGGAACTTGCCCCCGGCGCATCGGGCACGCTCAATTCGCTCGGACTGCTGCAGAGTTCGCGCGATGCCAATGGCGAAGCCGAGGAAGCCTTCAAGAAGGCGATCGAGCTTGATCCGCAGGACCCCTTGCTGCACGCCAACCTCGCGATCCTTTATCTCGATCAGGCCCGGATGAAGGAGGCCAAGCGCGAGATCGACACGGCAATCGCCCTCGACCCGTCCTTCGATATCGCGCTGCTTGCCCGCGGCCGCTACTATCTGCAGACCGGCGAGCGTGACAAGGCGCTGGAAGATCTGCTCGCCGCCAGCACCGCCAATCCGGGTCACTCACAATCGCAGCTGATGCTTGCCGCCGCCCATTATGAAAAGGGCGATCGCCTCCCCTCCCAACAGGCGCTCGACAATGCCAATCGCCTGGATGATAACGATCCGGTCATCTCCGCTTTCCGCACCGCCGTCGATATCGACGATTACAATGCCGATGGCGCAATCGCCAATGCGCAGGAATTCCTGCGTCGCTCGCGCGCCCGTGGCGGCGATTTCAGCGGGCTCGGCGCCAATCAAAGCGCCGGCTCGACTCTGAACAACGCCTTCCGCCTGCAGGGGCTGGATGCCTGGGGCCGCTATTATGGCGATGCCGTCTTCGATCCCTTCAAAGGCAGCGGTTATATCGATCAGTCGATCAAGGGCAGCATCTTCCCATTCGTCAATGCGACGAGCTTCAGCGACGACAATGTCATCCTGAACCGGGCCAATGCGTCAAGCTACTCGTCCTTCATTCAGGGCCTGCTGCTCTCTCCGCATATGCTGTCCGGCCGTTCGCGCTCAGCATCGCTGTTCGACGTGCCCTTCATCGAAGGCTCGGTCGGTGGCGGCATCAACAGCGTCGATGGCCACACACGCCGCACTGGCGAAGCGGAAATCCAGGGCTATTCGAACGCGACGATCCCGATCAGCTTCTACGGCAATCTGACCTGGGAGGAATTGGCGCTGGACGGCACCTACTCGGGCTTCGGGGGCTATGCGACCGATAACAAACTGCTCGGTGGCAACGGCTATATAACGGCCACTGTGACGCCCGACGATCGTGTGGTGGCTTATGTCAACCATGCCAAGAATAGCGGAACGCTGAATGCGCTGTCACAAGGCACGGCGCTGACGGATTTCCTCAATCTTCTTGGCGCCGGCCTTCCGGATATCGTGACCTCGCAATATTCCGATCGGCTCGTCGATGCAGAGATAACTAATGCCGGTATCGGCTGGAGCCACACGTTCAGCTATGAAAACATCCTGAACGGAGCCTTCCTCTATTCGGAAACCAAGTCGAAGGTCGATAACTTCCTAAGCGTGGATGATGCGCCGCTCTTCGGCCTGCCCGATCCGGAAGTCATTCCCTTCCTGGACACTACGGAGGAATCATCCTCGAAGACCTATATCGGAGCTCTCAGCCATTCCATCGGCAACGGTCCCCTGACCTGGCGATACGGCATTGAAGGCGGCTGGATCGATGGCAGCACGACCACGTCTTCTCGCCTGCATGATCTCTTTCCCAGGCTTCTGATTATCCCCGAAACCACCGACGGCCCCAACCCTGTAAGCAATACCGTCAATATCGGCCGCGCCTATATCGACGTTCTGCATGACATTACGCCCGACCTGAAAGGCGAATACGCCCTGTTCGGTACGCGCATGGAAGGCGACGGCGTCGATGTGAGCCGGCTGGAACCGCGCTTCGGCCTTGCCTGGGCTCCGACCCAGAGCCAGTGGCTGCGCGCCGCCTTCATGCGCCAGAGCCTCGATCTCGGCGTTCCTACTCTTGCCCCCATCGGCATCCTTGGTCTGCAGGCAAATCAGTTTTCGGTCAGTGCCGAAGGTTATGCGGACACGGCAGCCTTCCAGTGGGATGCAGAGTGGACCGACAGATTCTTCACTTCCGTCGAATACCAGCATCAGGAACTGCACGATTTCTCCATCGATCTGCCGCTGATTGCACTTCCTGCCGATGACAGTATGTCGCTCTCGCGCGGCTCGATCGACCGCGCCGCCGTCACCGCTAACGTCGCGCTCGGCAACGGCTTCGGCCTGTCCGCCACCTACGCCTATATGGATTCCGAGAACAAGGATCAGGGATCGCTGAACTACGGTGGCAACCTGCCTTATATCCCGCAAAACTCCGGCCAAGTCGCACTCACCTGGGTCAACGAAGCCAAGGTGAAAGCCACCGTTGCCGCCAATTATATCGGCGAGCGTGATGGCGACGATCTCGGCACCAAGCTCGACGATTACTGGAGCGTCGACGCGCACCTCATCTGGGAACCCTTCGACAAGCGTATCGCGCTCGAAGCCGCCGCCTATAACCTGCTCGACGAGGATTTCGAAATCACGCCCGGCGTGCCCGGCTGGGGCCGCGCCTTCAAGGGCAGCCTGAAGATCCGCTTCTGA
- a CDS encoding adenylate/guanylate cyclase domain-containing protein — protein sequence MMARPAALQRPNAERPDLPRGETGRPPGWPFSSRGIRLLVLALVTLITISLISRLPAWSLTELRTFDYLSTIDDPTPPDGGPIIVAIDEPALADINAQWPWPRSLHAELVKQLRAAGAKAIALDIIMAEPSTPENDQAITSVVGPDVVLAGDETLIQTPQADQLVRTTPLPQLTQAGARTGIASITLNGDGIFRNIPSYEDGFAMELAKAAGIKAPHLPAGALVQSLGPARSYPTVSYYQALDPRNFLPPDIFKNRVVLVGLSLQNAPEIDQGGVDAYATPYTVHTGKLISGVEVQATIYDNIVHGLAITEAGLLLVAICILIAVLLAAATVWKATSWRTLVATAAAVLAFAAASYAGIRFTHVFVSPLGPTVAFVAVAFGQAAFDYAQERHQKRQITRAFAQYISPDLVRRLSNDPSQLKLGGERRTLTVLFSDVRGFTTIAETMKDDPEQLTTLINRLLTPLSDVVMDHGGTIDKYMGDCIMAFWNAPLDDPDHALHAVKASIAMQDAIATLNRDLEREAIASGRPLHVLKMGVGINTGECIVGNMGSTRRFDYSCLGDSVNLASRLEGASKNYGVALLLGEETARLVADRYAVVELDRIIVKGRTVPSPIFTVLYGSHRAVLPEHNAFLEAKYAGTLTMADPAFETLPKAIPELAAYYALMRGALAQD from the coding sequence ATGATGGCGCGCCCGGCCGCCCTGCAACGCCCCAACGCAGAGCGTCCGGATCTGCCGCGCGGGGAGACCGGGCGCCCGCCCGGCTGGCCCTTCTCCAGCCGCGGCATTCGCCTGCTTGTACTGGCGCTGGTCACGCTGATCACCATTTCGCTGATCTCGCGCCTGCCCGCCTGGTCGCTCACGGAGCTGCGCACCTTCGACTATCTCTCCACCATCGACGACCCGACCCCGCCCGATGGCGGGCCGATCATCGTGGCGATCGACGAGCCGGCGCTTGCCGATATCAATGCTCAATGGCCCTGGCCGCGCAGCCTGCATGCCGAACTCGTCAAACAGCTGCGCGCCGCCGGCGCAAAGGCGATCGCCCTCGATATCATCATGGCCGAGCCTTCGACGCCCGAAAACGATCAGGCGATAACATCCGTCGTCGGCCCGGACGTGGTGCTCGCCGGCGATGAGACGCTCATTCAGACGCCACAGGCCGATCAGCTGGTGCGCACCACGCCGCTGCCGCAGTTGACGCAGGCAGGCGCACGCACCGGCATCGCCTCCATCACGCTGAATGGCGACGGCATCTTCCGCAATATTCCATCCTATGAGGACGGCTTCGCCATGGAGCTTGCCAAGGCTGCGGGCATCAAGGCGCCGCATCTGCCGGCAGGCGCGCTCGTCCAGTCCCTCGGCCCGGCCCGCAGTTACCCCACTGTCTCCTACTATCAGGCGCTCGACCCAAGGAATTTCCTGCCGCCCGATATATTCAAGAATCGTGTCGTGTTGGTCGGCCTCAGCCTGCAGAATGCCCCCGAGATCGACCAGGGCGGCGTCGATGCTTATGCCACACCCTACACGGTGCACACCGGCAAGCTGATCTCGGGCGTCGAGGTACAGGCCACCATCTATGACAATATCGTCCATGGCCTGGCGATCACGGAGGCCGGCCTGCTGCTGGTCGCGATCTGCATCCTCATTGCCGTATTGCTGGCCGCCGCCACCGTCTGGAAAGCCACGAGCTGGCGCACCTTGGTCGCCACTGCCGCTGCTGTTCTCGCCTTTGCGGCGGCCAGTTATGCCGGCATCCGCTTTACCCATGTCTTCGTCTCGCCGCTTGGGCCGACCGTTGCATTCGTCGCGGTCGCCTTCGGCCAGGCGGCTTTCGATTATGCGCAGGAGCGCCACCAGAAGCGCCAGATCACCCGCGCTTTCGCCCAATATATCTCACCCGATCTGGTGCGCCGCCTCTCCAACGATCCCTCGCAGCTGAAGCTCGGCGGTGAGCGGCGCACGCTGACCGTCCTGTTTTCCGATGTGCGTGGCTTCACCACCATCGCTGAAACGATGAAGGACGATCCCGAGCAGCTGACGACGCTGATCAACCGGTTGCTGACGCCGCTATCCGATGTCGTCATGGATCACGGCGGCACGATCGACAAATATATGGGCGATTGCATCATGGCCTTCTGGAATGCGCCGCTCGACGACCCCGACCATGCGCTGCATGCCGTGAAGGCCTCGATTGCCATGCAGGATGCGATCGCCACGCTGAACCGCGATCTGGAGCGCGAAGCCATCGCGTCGGGCCGGCCGCTGCATGTCCTGAAAATGGGTGTCGGCATCAATACCGGCGAATGCATCGTCGGCAATATGGGCTCCACCCGCCGCTTCGACTATTCCTGCCTTGGCGACAGCGTCAACCTCGCCTCTCGTCTCGAAGGCGCCTCGAAGAACTATGGCGTGGCCCTGCTGCTCGGCGAGGAAACCGCCCGCCTTGTCGCCGACCGCTACGCCGTGGTCGAACTCGACCGCATCATCGTCAAGGGCCGCACCGTCCCCTCGCCCATCTTCACCGTGCTCTACGGCTCGCACCGCGCGGTATTGCCGGAGCATAACGCCTTCCTGGAGGCGAAATATGCGGGCACACTGACCATGGCGGATCCCGCCTTCGAAACCCTGCCGAAAGCCATACCGGAGCTTGCGGCCTATTACGCGCTGATGCGCGGCGCCCTCGCACAGGACTAA
- a CDS encoding fumarylacetoacetate hydrolase family protein, which yields MSLPATVIPLPQPVLLPVEDSAESFPVRRVYCVGRNYADHAIEMGHDPNREPPFFFQKNADNLFSGRDFPYPPLSNDVHFEVECVLALKAGGADIPAEKALDCIYGYGVGIDFTRRDLQAEAKKLGRPWELAKAFEHSAPVSPIVPASRIGHPTAGRVWLEVNGVKKQDGDLNQMIWKVPEIIAELSKLFVLAPGDVIMTGTPAGVAAINKGDSISCGVDGIATLSLKVV from the coding sequence ATGTCCCTTCCCGCCACCGTCATTCCCTTGCCGCAGCCCGTTCTCCTGCCCGTCGAAGACAGCGCAGAAAGCTTCCCCGTCCGCCGCGTCTATTGCGTCGGCCGCAACTATGCCGACCACGCCATCGAAATGGGCCATGACCCGAACCGCGAGCCGCCCTTCTTCTTCCAGAAGAATGCCGACAACCTGTTTTCCGGTAGGGACTTCCCCTATCCGCCGCTGTCGAACGATGTGCATTTCGAGGTCGAATGCGTGCTGGCGCTGAAGGCCGGCGGCGCCGATATTCCCGCCGAAAAGGCGCTCGACTGCATCTATGGCTACGGCGTCGGCATCGATTTCACCCGCCGCGACCTGCAGGCCGAAGCCAAGAAGCTCGGCCGCCCGTGGGAGCTCGCCAAGGCTTTCGAACATTCCGCCCCGGTCTCTCCCATCGTCCCGGCCAGCCGCATCGGCCATCCCACCGCCGGCCGCGTCTGGCTGGAGGTGAATGGCGTCAAAAAGCAGGATGGTGACTTAAACCAGATGATCTGGAAAGTGCCGGAAATCATTGCAGAGCTTTCGAAACTCTTCGTTCTCGCCCCAGGCGACGTCATCATGACCGGAACACCTGCCGGTGTCGCCGCCATCAACAAGGGCGACAGCATTTCCTGCGGCGTCGACGGCATCGCGACGCTGTCGCTGAAAGTGGTCTGA
- a CDS encoding gamma carbonic anhydrase family protein has protein sequence MAIYALGGIKPKLPPPGTFWIASDAHVIGDVELAEEVGIWFGAVLRGDNEPIAIGKATNLQEGVMVHTDPGFPTTIGENCTIGHHAITHGCTIGNNSLVGMGATILNGARIGNNCLVGANALVTEGKEFPDNSLIVGSPAKAIRTLDDEAVARIAQSAKKYVGNWQRFARDLVRID, from the coding sequence ATGGCGATCTATGCGCTCGGAGGCATCAAGCCGAAACTGCCTCCACCAGGCACCTTCTGGATCGCCTCCGACGCGCATGTGATCGGCGATGTGGAACTTGCCGAAGAGGTCGGCATCTGGTTCGGCGCGGTGCTGCGTGGCGACAACGAACCGATCGCGATCGGCAAGGCCACCAACCTGCAGGAAGGCGTCATGGTCCACACCGACCCCGGCTTCCCGACGACGATCGGCGAAAATTGCACCATCGGCCACCACGCCATCACCCACGGCTGCACGATCGGCAACAACTCGCTCGTCGGCATGGGCGCCACCATCCTGAACGGCGCCAGGATCGGCAACAACTGCCTCGTCGGCGCCAATGCGCTAGTCACCGAAGGCAAGGAATTCCCCGACAATTCCCTGATCGTCGGCTCACCCGCCAAAGCGATCCGCACGCTGGACGACGAGGCGGTCGCCAGGATCGCCCAGTCCGCGAAGAAATATGTCGGCAACTGGCAGCGCTTTGCGCGGGATCTGGTGCGGATCGATTGA
- a CDS encoding thioredoxin family protein gives MKQSAAFNLAIIAAVFGLGSAAQAGAGQSPAVVELFTSQGCSSCPPANANLVKLSNDPDVLTLSFSVTYWDYLGWKDIFGRREFTDRQVTYEPALGQSGPFTPQMVVNGHQSTIGYDLNEIRRVIASEPALSGPGIALVRNAAVIDAAKDRTAAADVWLVRYAPGTVQVPVARGENAGETLPHAHVVHELTRLGTWNGKMLRLPIPAATGDLKSAIIVQEPKGGRILAAATD, from the coding sequence ATGAAACAATCCGCCGCGTTCAATCTTGCGATCATCGCAGCAGTCTTCGGCCTTGGTTCCGCCGCTCAGGCCGGCGCTGGGCAATCGCCTGCGGTCGTCGAACTGTTCACCAGCCAGGGCTGTTCCTCATGTCCTCCGGCCAATGCCAATCTCGTCAAGCTCAGCAACGATCCTGATGTGCTCACTTTGAGCTTCTCGGTGACTTATTGGGACTATCTTGGATGGAAGGACATTTTCGGGAGGAGGGAGTTCACTGACCGGCAGGTGACCTATGAGCCGGCACTCGGCCAATCCGGCCCTTTCACGCCGCAGATGGTGGTCAATGGCCATCAGTCGACCATCGGCTATGATCTCAACGAGATCCGGCGCGTGATCGCGTCCGAGCCCGCACTATCCGGCCCTGGGATCGCGCTTGTCCGGAATGCGGCTGTCATCGACGCTGCGAAGGACCGGACCGCCGCCGCCGACGTGTGGCTCGTCCGCTACGCTCCGGGCACCGTGCAGGTTCCGGTCGCCAGAGGCGAGAATGCCGGCGAGACATTGCCGCATGCCCATGTCGTGCACGAACTGACGCGTCTCGGGACCTGGAACGGCAAGATGTTGAGGTTGCCGATCCCGGCTGCAACCGGCGACCTCAAGAGCGCCATCATCGTCCAGGAGCCGAAAGGCGGCAGGATTCTCGCCGCAGCAACCGACTGA
- a CDS encoding cytochrome b/b6 domain-containing protein produces MATLDDHSQATPAGPMTTIIRRHSLATRITHWINVLCLSLLLMSGLQIFNAHPALYWGQYGANADPSWLSIGAVDEDGATRGVLRIGKLQITTTGLLGVSGTGDDAAERGFPSWITIPSYQDLATGRRWHLFFAWLFVINGSIYALIGFLSGHFRRDLAPSGEEISPRHLGQEIADHARLRFPKGEKARRYNVLQKLAYLIVIFILLPLMFATGLTMSPAMDAGYPFLLDLFGGRQTARSIHFICAWSIVLFVFVHIAMVILSGLWNNMRSMITGRYVIETERDDR; encoded by the coding sequence ATGGCAACACTCGACGATCACAGCCAGGCCACTCCAGCAGGCCCGATGACAACAATCATCCGCCGGCACTCGCTGGCGACCCGCATTACACACTGGATCAACGTTCTCTGTCTCAGCCTGCTTTTGATGAGCGGGCTGCAGATTTTCAATGCCCACCCGGCGCTCTATTGGGGCCAGTACGGCGCGAATGCAGACCCGTCATGGCTGTCGATCGGTGCCGTCGATGAGGATGGCGCAACGCGCGGCGTGCTTCGCATCGGCAAGCTGCAGATCACGACAACAGGTCTTCTCGGCGTTTCGGGAACCGGCGATGACGCGGCCGAGCGTGGCTTCCCTTCCTGGATCACCATTCCGAGCTACCAGGATCTCGCAACCGGCCGCCGCTGGCATCTGTTCTTTGCCTGGCTCTTCGTCATCAACGGATCGATCTATGCGCTCATCGGCTTTCTGTCAGGCCATTTCCGCCGCGATCTGGCACCGAGCGGGGAAGAGATCTCGCCGCGCCATCTGGGGCAGGAGATAGCCGACCACGCGCGCCTGCGCTTCCCCAAGGGTGAAAAGGCAAGGCGTTACAATGTGCTGCAGAAGCTCGCCTACCTGATCGTCATCTTCATCCTGCTGCCGCTGATGTTTGCAACGGGCCTGACCATGTCGCCCGCCATGGATGCCGGCTATCCCTTCCTGCTCGACCTCTTCGGCGGCAGGCAAACGGCCCGGTCGATCCACTTCATCTGCGCCTGGTCGATCGTCCTCTTCGTTTTCGTGCATATCGCAATGGTGATCCTGTCCGGCCTCTGGAACAACATGCGCTCGATGATAACGGGCCGCTACGTGATCGAAACCGAAAGGGACGATCGATGA
- a CDS encoding molybdopterin-binding protein, giving the protein MTFSITRRGLLIGSAAGLGAFGLTGCDDVVQNSNVQSVLDMAETLTMKSQRLLVPRDKLAPEYSEADISPTFRPNGTSQPDSEAYAQMMATGFADWRLKIDGLVERPVELSLADLKKLPSRTQITRHDCVEGWSAIGKWTGAQLGPLLQSVGLKPAARYAVFYCADQLELTLDGSGTYYESIDLIDAFHPQTILAYQMNGKDLEVAHGAPLRLRVERQLGYKHAKYLMRIEMKDSFAGLWGGKGGFWEDRGYEWYAGI; this is encoded by the coding sequence ATGACCTTCTCCATCACACGCCGCGGCCTGTTGATCGGGTCGGCTGCCGGCCTCGGTGCATTCGGCCTGACCGGCTGCGACGATGTCGTCCAGAACTCCAATGTCCAGTCCGTTCTCGATATGGCCGAGACGCTGACGATGAAAAGCCAGCGGCTGCTCGTTCCCAGGGACAAGCTGGCGCCGGAATATTCCGAAGCCGATATCTCGCCGACATTCCGGCCGAACGGCACGAGCCAGCCCGACAGCGAAGCCTATGCGCAGATGATGGCAACCGGCTTTGCCGACTGGCGACTGAAGATTGACGGGCTGGTAGAGCGTCCCGTCGAGCTTTCGCTCGCAGATCTGAAGAAGCTGCCTTCACGCACCCAGATCACCCGGCACGACTGCGTCGAGGGCTGGAGCGCCATCGGCAAGTGGACGGGCGCGCAGCTCGGACCACTGCTGCAGAGCGTGGGGCTGAAGCCTGCCGCCCGCTATGCCGTCTTCTACTGCGCAGACCAGCTCGAACTGACGCTGGACGGCAGCGGAACCTACTACGAAAGCATCGATCTTATTGACGCCTTTCACCCGCAGACCATCCTCGCCTACCAGATGAACGGCAAGGATCTGGAGGTCGCCCACGGCGCCCCGCTTCGCCTGCGCGTCGAGCGCCAGCTCGGCTACAAGCATGCCAAATACCTAATGCGGATCGAGATGAAGGACAGCTTCGCCGGCCTGTGGGGCGGCAAGGGCGGCTTCTGGGAAGACCGGGGCTACGAGTGGTACGCCGGAATCTAG
- a CDS encoding SDR family NAD(P)-dependent oxidoreductase has product MQKNAPDFSLAGKVTLVTGASRGIGRACALACAAAGSDIVLGVRDVAASADLVAELEGMGRKVLPVELDIPNKAHIAQAVDAALATFGRIDILVNNVGVAPGNLAELVEEKDLDEILDVNIKGTFLMTQAVGRHMIKRHGGRIINISSQAGTVALRGEAIYCMSKAAINHLTRCLAAEWARYDITVNTVSPTFIQTDGTAPFLSDADNRKATLDHIPLGRIGETDDVVGAVVFLASPAASLITGANLLVDGGWSVA; this is encoded by the coding sequence ATGCAGAAGAACGCGCCGGACTTCAGCCTTGCGGGCAAGGTGACTTTGGTGACGGGAGCGAGCCGTGGCATCGGTCGGGCTTGCGCACTTGCCTGTGCCGCAGCAGGCTCCGATATTGTTTTGGGGGTCCGTGATGTCGCAGCCTCGGCGGACCTCGTTGCCGAACTCGAGGGCATGGGACGAAAAGTTCTCCCTGTCGAACTGGACATTCCCAACAAGGCCCATATCGCACAAGCCGTCGACGCGGCGCTTGCCACGTTCGGTCGGATCGACATCCTCGTCAACAATGTCGGCGTGGCTCCGGGCAATCTTGCCGAACTCGTTGAGGAGAAGGATCTTGATGAGATACTCGATGTCAACATCAAGGGCACCTTTCTGATGACGCAGGCAGTTGGCCGTCACATGATCAAGCGCCATGGGGGCCGGATCATCAACATCAGCTCACAGGCCGGTACCGTGGCACTGCGTGGCGAGGCAATCTATTGCATGAGCAAGGCGGCAATCAATCACCTCACGCGCTGCCTCGCAGCCGAATGGGCACGCTACGATATCACCGTAAATACCGTATCGCCGACGTTCATTCAAACCGACGGCACAGCACCTTTTCTGTCCGATGCCGACAATCGCAAAGCGACGCTCGATCACATTCCACTCGGTCGAATCGGTGAAACCGATGATGTGGTGGGTGCCGTAGTCTTCCTTGCATCGCCGGCTGCGAGCCTGATCACCGGCGCGAACCTGCTGGTGGACGGTGGATGGTCCGTCGCCTGA